From the genome of Aerococcus urinaehominis:
GCCTCCACAAAGAGTTGGTTAATATCAACGAAATCTTGGCCCGGACACAAGACACCATCGTTATACCAGTGGTTGATGCCGATTTCAGTTAATTGGTCCAGGTGTTGGATCAAGTCCAGGTCATTGTTGGCAAAAATATGGGTGCCGTGGCTGTCTTGGTAGACAGAGTAGTGGGTATCCGGTTTGTTAGGTTCTGATAAAAAGAGCTGGCGTCCCTCAAGTTCCTCGGTGTCCTTACCGATAAAGTTAAAGTAATTATCCAAGAGCAGCCGGCCTGACTGGTGGATACAAGAAGCCCCATAAGTTTGGACAATAAGGGGGATTTGCGCAGCCTGGGCCATATCAACCAGTTCGGCATAAGGGACTTCGCGGGCGACCAGGGAGGCCACTGCGCCGTATTTGGCCCAGAAGTTGACCTGGCCGGGACTGGTTACTAAGACCGCTGCGTCATAGATATAGGGCATGCGGTATTCGGAATCCTTGAGAATTTGGATAAGGCCCGTATCTCCTACCATCAATAGGTCAGCCCCAGTGGCCTGGACCTGTTTGAGGAAGGCTCTAGCCGTTTTAATTTTATCGTTGTGGAGGATGGCGTTGGCAGCCACGATGACCTTTTTACCAGCCTGGTGGGCATAGTCAACGGCAGCCTGTATTTCTTCAAAGGTCAAATAGCCGGGTAGACGTAAGCCGTAATCTTTTTCACCGACAACCAGATAATCAACCCCAATGTCAACTAACTGGCGGGCTTGGTCTAGTGATTCAGCTGTTGCAATCAACTCAATCATGGAATTCCTTCTTTCTTTAACTTTTTCACAATCTTTTCTATTGTAAGACCTTTTTCCAAAAATGTCTAGACTTTTGAGCAGATAGCTTGACTTAACTCTGACGGGTAAACCAGCTGGCGAGAAAGTCAGGGTTAGAAAAATATTTAATCAACTTTTAAAAAATCTTAAAATATGCTATAATCGCCCTATCTTTTTAGAGGGGGATGCCTGATGTTAAAAAAATTAAGTTTATTATTAGCGGCAGCTGGTCTTTTGGCTGCTTGTGGGGGTAGCAATGACCAGGAAACGATTAAAGTTGGGGTGACTGGTGACCAGGGCCGGGAGCTCTGGGAGGATGTAGAAGCCCGCTTTGAGGCGGATACTGGTGCGGATATGGAAATTGTGGTCTTCAATGACTATGTCCAACCCAATGTGGCCTTGCAAGATGGTGAACTAGACCTCAATGCCTTCCAACACTCTGCCTATCTAAGAGACTATCTTAATAATGAAGGTGGCCAAGAAGACTTAACGGCCTTAGCCTACACCTTTATTTCACCGGTCCTGGTTTTCTCTGACCATATCGACCAGGTTAGTCAAATTCCTGATGGGTCTAAAGTAGCTATTCCCAATTCACCGACTGTTGCCAACCGGGCTTATTTAGCCTTGCAGGCAATGGGCCTCATTAAGTTGGACCCAGCGGTTGGTTTTGAGCCTACCAAGGATGATATTGTGGAAAATACGAAGAATATTGAAATTGTGGAAATGGAAGCCAGTCAGGTGCCGCGTTCTTTGGCTGATGTTGACTTGATTTTAACGGGAACTGATTTCGCTGTGGATGCCGGTCTTAAAATCGCTGATGCGATTTATTCAGATACCGACCAATTAGACAAGGTTGATCCGACCAAGAAAAACATTATTGCTGTTAAAAAAGATCGGGCGGAAGAAGAATTAATTCAAGCAGTGGTGCGCCACTACCATCAGCCTGAAACAGCTGAAAAAATCAAGGAAGTCTCTCAAGGTGCTAACCTACCAGCCTGGAGCGACCAAGATGATGCCTTAGGCGATTTTGAAAAATTAATGGCCAAGTAATAGAGAACTCGCTAATAGCAAATAAATAAGCCCACTAGGCAGAAGTGCCTGGTGGGCTTGTTTTGATTTAATAAAATTTGCTGATATA
Proteins encoded in this window:
- a CDS encoding peptidase U32 family protein, with amino-acid sequence MIELIATAESLDQARQLVDIGVDYLVVGEKDYGLRLPGYLTFEEIQAAVDYAHQAGKKVIVAANAILHNDKIKTARAFLKQVQATGADLLMVGDTGLIQILKDSEYRMPYIYDAAVLVTSPGQVNFWAKYGAVASLVAREVPYAELVDMAQAAQIPLIVQTYGASCIHQSGRLLLDNYFNFIGKDTEELEGRQLFLSEPNKPDTHYSVYQDSHGTHIFANNDLDLIQHLDQLTEIGINHWYNDGVLCPGQDFVDINQLFVEARDLIAQGLWHEDLAQAYDEKLAALHPANRELSTGFFLYAKDKVQ
- a CDS encoding MetQ/NlpA family ABC transporter substrate-binding protein — its product is MLKKLSLLLAAAGLLAACGGSNDQETIKVGVTGDQGRELWEDVEARFEADTGADMEIVVFNDYVQPNVALQDGELDLNAFQHSAYLRDYLNNEGGQEDLTALAYTFISPVLVFSDHIDQVSQIPDGSKVAIPNSPTVANRAYLALQAMGLIKLDPAVGFEPTKDDIVENTKNIEIVEMEASQVPRSLADVDLILTGTDFAVDAGLKIADAIYSDTDQLDKVDPTKKNIIAVKKDRAEEELIQAVVRHYHQPETAEKIKEVSQGANLPAWSDQDDALGDFEKLMAK